Below is a window of Gossypium hirsutum isolate 1008001.06 chromosome A12, Gossypium_hirsutum_v2.1, whole genome shotgun sequence DNA.
CCACATAAATGATTACTGCCATGTCTTCTAACACAATATTAGTGTCAACACTGCATTTTGCATTTAGTATACTAGAATGTTATGTTACCATTTGTTTTCTTGTTCATGGCATGAATTGTGAACTATTCTATTGCATGAATAGCAACCTCCTAATTAAACACAAGTACACAACTTATTTTTTTTCCCAATTCTTATTGCTTTAGGAATGCACTATCTAGATCTTATGTTAACGAAATTGTCACTTGATTTATTTTACCGATATGCTTAAGTTCTTTTTCTTCTTCGCTGAAGATCTAAATCCTTACAAGTCAAAACTTAACTTTTTTATGCAAATTATTTCTCATATATAATGCTAAACATTTTTGTTTTCAGATTTTCCATGCGAAGTTGGGCTTGCAGCAGCAGTTGATAATATTTTAGAGCCCAAGAATTATATGAATTTCACACAGTTTTCACTAGGGTATGTGGAGAGGGAGGTGAATCCACATGCCAACTCACCTCAGAGTAGATTTGGAGGGTATCAAACTCTTAATGAAAGAGAAAAATCATTCTTAGCAAGGAATCAAACTATTCACTGTGGTTTTGTGAAGGGCATGTCAAGATTATCAAGCCCTGGATTTGAATTGAGTGAAAATGATAAGGCATACATGAATACTTGTCGAGTTGCAGTGTCTTCTTGCATTTTTGGAAGCTCTGACTTTCTGAGAAGACCAACTAGCAGATTGGTACATGAGCATTCCTTATCAAATCTCATTGTTTGCCTTGTATAATGCATGTATTCATGTCTAGAAGACAGAGAGAATCAGCATCTTTAGTTCAAATGTCTTGTTTTCTTCCTTGAATTTATGCTTATTTTATGCATTTGCGATACATTTAGCTGTTGAATAAGAAGCCTAACCTTTTCTAAAGAATATATCTTCTACACAACTTATCTCAACCGAAGAGAGAAGAATAGATACAAACTTGAATGTTTTAAGACAGGATATGAGGGAGTTAATCCAAGTATTATCATTTGTAAAGTTAAAGTTAAATGTATCTAAAGACTTTAAAGGGATGGAGATACAAACCAATTTTTTTGAAACATTAATAGTTGGGAGACTTCAATCTGATGTATGAAATGTAGATGATTGACTTTCTAGTTTGATATTTGTCttgtctctttttctttttcataagtTGCAAATCTCTCTGATGATATCCTAATCTCCACTGCCAACAACTATTTTTGGGCAGATATGTTTAGCTGGGTTTAGTTCCTGTGGTTTTTAATTACTGTTTAAAAGTTAATATAGCAGAACGAACAAGGTGATTGGTATATAGTGTTGTTTTAGTTTTAGGATGATCTGCACAACTTTCTATTCTGTCTGTGATGCTccatatctttttattttttattttttcagattAGTGAATTTTCCAAGAAAAATGTGTGTTTTGTTATGTTCGTGGATGAGCAAACGCTGTCAAAACTGTCTTCAGAAGGACATACTCCTGATGAGAAAGGATATGTTGGTCTATGGAAAATTGTTGTTGTGAGGAATTTACCGTACTTGGACATGCGGAAAACTGGAAAGGTGCCAAAGTTTTTATCACATCGTCTTTTCCCTTCTTCTAGGTGAGATTATGTCTATAGTTTTTAAGCCTCATGCTTATCCTGCTGAGTCTTGCGCATGATCTTCAATTAAATactatattttaatgtttattttcagGTATTCAATATGGCTTGACAGTAAGATGCGACTTAATACTGACCCAATGCTTATCATTGAATTCTTTTTGTGGAGAATGAGAGCAGAGTATGCCATTTCAAACCATTATGATCGCCACTGTGTTTGGGAAGAGGTACTACAAAATAAGCGTCTGAATAAGTACAACCATACAGCCATTGATGAGCAGTTTATGTTTTACCAATCTGACGGCCTCAGAAAGTTTAACCCTTCAGACCCAAATATTTCTCTTCCAAGTTGTGCGTATCTTGGAGCCTTTTTTATGTTTGAACATCAACCTTCTTATTTTTATCTTAGCTCTCTTGCATGCCAGGAACTGATTTGTGCTCAATGTACCCTCCAGATGTACCTGAAGGTTCCTTTATCATCCGAGCTCATACGCCAATGTCAAATTTATTTTCGTGCTTGTGGTTCAATGAAGTTGATCGATTTACCTCACGTGACCAACTAAGCTTTGCATATACTTATTTGAAGTTGACGAGAATGAATCCAGATAAACCATTCCATCTAAATATGTTTAAGGTGATTTTACAATTGCATATGGTATGTTGTTGTATATTGTCACCGCATTGTTTGTTGTAGGGGCCTGCTGTTGCTAAAATACAGTTTCTACATAGAATTTGACTGTATTTCCTTTTCAAAGCTTAGCAAAATATTATGTTTGAGGCGAACAATATGTGTTAGCAAACTCTTGTTTAATAAAATGGTTTATGTGACACCTGGGATTTGTTAAATAAGCTTCTTATTGATGACTGCTCATCGCCACTGAATCTAATTGCTTTTCAGATATTATCACTATAAAACATTATTAGGCAGGTGCCTTGATAGTCTTGTTTGCTTTGAGATTTGGTATGTCTAACTAACAATTGTATTCTGGTTCCTGTGAAATCTTTATTGAAAGTAGCTCGCTTTGCTGGATCGTGATGATTTCTGAATCAACGGCATGCAACTTAGCATTGTGCCTTTGAAACCCTTATGCATGTAGGACTTCCAGCTGTCAGAGTAGGGCTAAAAAATTAAGACCAATTGCTCCTAGAGAATTCAAGCAACTTATTTTCCCTGACATTGTTCGAACTATATATATGCTGAGCTAGAATAATCAGATAAGAGAAAATATGTATACTTCTTGTGCTGTACATGACATGGATCCCTGATATGCATGAATAACACATTTAAGTCATTAATCACAATGAAGGTTACTATGTTAAGGATTTATATTTGCATATATTAACTCTATGCAGGACTGTGAGCGCAGAGCACTGGCAAAATTATTCAGGCATCGGTTGTTGTCATCTCCTCCACCTCCGTGACCAGTCAGGTATAATGACATATGGCTAATATTCCTTGTACAATTTTACCTGAAAGCATTCTGATAACATAGAAGCTAGGTATCAGCTCGAAGCTTAGAAGTTAATAGTTCTGTCTTAGCAGCGTTTAGGAACTGTTGTCCAATTGTAGCTAGTGATGGCGTCTTCCACTTGGACTAATTTATGCCTCAATGTTGTCATTCATCTACCAAGCAAAATAGCTTTTATGAGTAAGGTCAATAGTGAATAAAGGTCTATTTGAGTCTATTTTTGTCCTTGATCCTTTTACTTTGAGTATATCTACTAGTCAAGAAAATTAGGTGCGTGAAACTAATTATGATCGTTGTTTAAAGTTGATTGTGTGGTCTTCAATTTTGACTTCAAAACCTGTAGGTGAAAAGCTAATTTACTATGCTGCCACAGTAAGACATGTTCAATGTAGTTTGTTTAGTGAAAATCTCTAAAATTTAACTGCAATTGGATATCATTTGCTTAGGCATCAATTTGACATTAGAGTAACTTTGTTTAAAGTATAATCAAAGCTCATACCAGCTTGTTGCTGGTAGGAGACTAAttgtatgataaaaattaaatgacaAACTCAAAAGGACATTTGAGAGAACATGTTTCCATAGCCATAGAAACCATTATTAATAAAGCAATAATCAGGAAGTTCTCAAATTTCCGTTTACAGATTATGCTAGTTTTCTGGGAGCATAAATGCAGTCTTTGCATTGATATCCACAGCGAAAGTGAAACACTGGGTTCTCTATGAAGTAAAACCACGATTTTTTTTTCTTCCGGGAATCTTTTTTTCATGGATTTTTCAAGCTTGACAGGAATTAGAAGCAAACCAGTTTCTTGGGATTTCTACAAGTGCTTAAATTACAGTTGGCAGAGTAGAGTTCTGCTGAAGAAATGGAGCTCTTCATCCATAAAAACCTATTCAATTCCTACATGCCAGGTGGAATGATGCTTAAGTTTATAGAAGGTAGTCATAACCATGGGTTGTCTGAATGATTTGGAGATGGAAGCAGACAGTGTCACTTTGCAGGAAATACATCGGGGTTATCTGCCATTTTGTCTTCTTTTTCTGTAGTTCCAACCCAACTTCCTACCAAAGCTTTTCTCATAACAAACACTTTGTAATATCCCCTAAtgttatttcaatttcatatattatattgAAAAGTATGGCTTCTGTTGATAGCTTTTGGTTATTGTTTCGAGAAGCACCCAAAAGTATTGTCCCTTGAATATATTTCTCAGCATATCAGACTTCATTATTGTGTGCCGTGCCTGTGCAGGCTAGTCATTTggttctttcttttgtttttcctaTTTTCTTGCTTTTTGATTTCTTAAGGGTTGGATTATTTATTAAAGTCTAAAAGTTCacttgaaatttgaaagaatttgtatTTAGACTCGGAAGATGGGCTTAAGCAAAAATATATAAGctagtttaaaatatgaattgaacATAGAGCTTGAGCATTTAAAGTGTTTAAGATAAGATTAACTTggtttgttttctaattttataatatattgtatcatgttatttttatatctttatgtaatttataacataatgtaaacttaaaagaaatgttgtttatatatgaaattttaataaatgaaaaatatataattattaaatttgaaattaaaaataatatagtcATATTTAAATGggtttgattaaatatttttaaatataagtgaGTAAGCAACATTTTAAGCTCATTTTTCAGGTTAATGAAACTAAAGTaagcataaaatatgttaatatcatattTATGTTCGACTTATGTTCGACTCAAATATAACTCGATTCATATCAATCCATAAACATTTCTacacaaatatttaattttatatctcatctTTCTCTCTCTGTAAAGTGGAAAGTGTAAACTTAAatctttccaaaaaaaaataataattaaatcattaactcttaaagttttaaatttgtgataaaatttgttacaataaaaattttaaaacttacaaTATATCATTTGTATATAGAAGTGTGGActtcattttatcaattaaaagtgaatgatataaatactttttaaacttttaaaaataataaagttataCTAAAAacaagtaattttattattttatttaaacttaaattaattaatatttaaaaataaatttgacgTCATATTAATTTACTTTAgaagtaataaaattaaatataaaattaaatttatttatttatttagaatttaaaataatattttttataatttaattataaattttcatttaatcaactataaaaaattaatacagccACCTTCAATGtgcaatttttataaaattcaaataattaaaaaaaaactaagtagattaaaagggaaaaacaaaataaaaggaaTAGAAGAAAATACGGTGCTAAAGGAAACAGTTGGAGGCCTGTGCTAGAATTGATCGCCCAAGTAGAAGGGAACACAGAGCCAGAGCAATCTGATTCAGAAAAATGGAATCTTGCTTCACGAAATGTTGGCATAGCAAGGCTCTTTTCACATCACTTTATTCCCTTCGCCGTTCTTCCATCTCCATTCACTCTggttattatttttctctctttccttttctacttcaaaaaaaaaaagtactctTTCCTTTTGCTTTGTTTGTTCACTTTGAATTCCTTAATTTGGGACCATTTGCAGTTAGAAATTCGGTTAAAAGAGCTTACGATGGACTGCTGTTGGACGCGGCAGGCACTCTCTTGCAATTATCCAAGCCTGTAGAAGAGACTTACGCTTCTATTGGAGCTAAACACGGTCACTTTTCATCTACCCATATTTTATTGTTGAATTTTAGAGACTTACCATTGTGGGTTTTGCATTATTTCTTGATTTAACGCTTGAAATTTGGTTTCCTAGTGTTcagttttattcaatttgacaATCCCCTCCCCTCTCTTTTAGGTCTGAAATTGAATTCAGCTGAAATaaagaaaggatttaaaagggcTTTTGCTGCTCCCTGGCCTGATAAGCTCCGTTACGAGGTTCGTGGTTTCCTTTGTTGCTCTCTTTTATTGTGATATGAATATTGTTTTCTCAACCGAATACTGGGGACTGGATGTGGCATTATAATATGGGAGGGATCCCACATGCCCACCGATGTAAAATTAATTCACACTTCCATAACATTTCctactattaatattttaacaattcactCATTATAGTCCGATTGATGGAGATCATGCATGTCAAGTTTAGATTGATATGATAGAGATATAGGATTGATTCGAAATTTTAGATGCATAACAAGTACAATTATAGACAAATTCAAAATatcaatcataaaaaaattatgaagtaTACAGGTGTAAGTGGAGCTATCCCCATAGAATGAATCTGTCATGTTTGTTCCCAATACTACTTTCACAGTCCATGCTCTGTTacattatatttaatttagtGAACTATTGTCTTTAAATAGTTGTGATGTATCTTTCCTCTTGTGTTGTATCATTGATAGGGGGATGGAAAGCCATTTTGGAAACTTGTTGTCTCTGAAGCCACTGGTTGTTCCAATGACGATTATTTTGAGGAAGTTTATGAGGTGATGGTTTGGGACATACTTTTCCTTTTCCACTTTTAAGTTCCTGAAGTACTACTGTACTTATGAATAGAGTTTCAAGAACTTAAGTGGCTGCTATAATTAGTGACTCTCTCAAATGCACGTAATTAGACCAGCAGTTCATTTTATGTTAAAGCTGAAGTCTGGTTTACTGCCTCTTTCAGCATTATGGAAATGGTTATGCATGGCGTCTTCCAGATGGAGCGTCTGAAACAATATGGCTTCTCAAAAATGCTGGAGGTCATATTCATCAAGTattcctcttctttttctttcacaaTTAATAATGGTAATACGGATTGATCACAATAGCTTTTCCACCCACCATTTTATTTCTCACATGGTGAGTGATGGTACAGTTAAAGTGGCTGTTGTGTCCAATTTTGACACCCGATTGAGGAAGGTATTGAAGGAACTCAATGTCATAGATCTGTAAGTATCAAGTGCTGTGTTGATGCTGTTGTCTTGGCGTTTCCTAATGCCGAGCCACGCATTTTAATGTATCAATTATTCATTAGGTTGCTTACAAATGTTTGCTACTTTAATCAGAAAAAAACTGAACTTTCTACTTCTGTTTTCCCCCTTAATTAGTGGTGATCATATCTTTTTACTCTTAAAACTTGTTGGGATACATCTTTTGTTATACTTGACGTGGACTCGTTGTTTATCTAGTTTAGTTCCTCTATGTTTTGCCTTTGATGGCTCATGCAAAGGAAAAGATGATTTAAACTTCCCTTCCATACCTCATCTTGTTTTCCACTTCTACTTCTGTGTTAGATGCCTGAAAGGAAAAAAGGGCATAGGCTTCAGCCATTCAAATCTTCCATATAATCTTCTTTACTTTTGATTTGTAAccctttttttagtttattttcaggTTTGATGCTGTAATTATATCTTCAGAGGTTGGTTATGAAAAACCAGATGCAAGGATATTTAAAGCTGCTTTAGGTTTGTATTAAGCACCAAAGTATATCTTATTCATTGGTAAATAATACATTTAatagtaatcataaagataaTAGATTTACTTCCATGCCCGGCTTTGCTAAATTTTCCATCTCTGTAACTAGCTTGGTTATCGATTTGTTTAACATATCATCTTTGTTTAGAAACTTGAGAATGACAAGTGTTACTGTCAATGTATTTGCGTGTTCTATGTGATGTGGAATTATGGATGCATTCACTGTTTTCTACATTTTCATGAGAAAGAGATCTACAACATTGGAGCATTTGAAGTAATTACCATATAGGATAGCTTATGATTAATTCCATGTTTCTCCATATTGTGCTAACCATtgggaatttttaaaatttaattggtCAAGTTGATTGCTATTTTTGCTTATAATTGCATGATTAAGTATGATATTTCTTCACATACAAACACATAAATCATGATGTGGTGCTTCAATTTGCACAACATATCCTATAGCAAACTCTTCTCCTTTTCCTTTTCCAATGGCATAACATGATTTATTTTTGAGCCCACCACACTCCATCACTATTTTAATGTACACATGGTACTTTGTCCAGTAACTTCAAAgatatggaaaaataaatttactttttcTCGCAATAATCCAAAGCCAAAAAGAATGATGATATATCCCTTGTCAAAGAAGCTATCAAAAGATATTTGGAATTGTTGTAGATCAAATTGATGTGGAGGCTGACAAGGTGGTACATGTGGGGGATGATCTAAAGGCAGATAAAGTCGGAGCCAATGCTGTCGGGATAGACTGCTGGTAAGTTCACTTTCTTTCAGTGTGTTTAGGCTTGATGTTGTTTGAGATTGCTATCAAGATGCAACACAACAAACTTTCTTGTCCACCAAAGTGCTTCATATTTGAAACTGACGGCTATTGTACTTACTTTCTTCCTATATGCACATTGAGTTGAAGCAATTGGTAAAAGCATTCGTTGCTAATATGTCAATGATGAAAATATAGATGACATGGTGCATTTATCTTTATCAAGCAGGTTGTGGGGTAAAGATGTAAAGACATTCGCGGATATAGAGAAGTATATTTTCATCTCAGATCCATAAATCCTAATCTTATTATAGAAACTCAGGTAGAATTGTAGACTTGCTTGTATGGTTGTTAATCACATCCAAATTTTGTTGAGATGTTGACAATAAAATGCGCATTGAAGAGCTGAAACTGATGGGAATTGGGATAGCATAGCAGAGATATTTGCTTATTTAACCGAAATAGAAATATTTGTGCTCTTAACACAGATGCCAATATTCTCTCTTGTCTGATAAAAGGGATTGCTTTTCCTTTGTTGTTTTGTGTGTTTTTGTTATTATTGCTTAAGTGTCATCAATCACTTAATGCATTGGATACTAGTAATAATCATGTTTGGACAAAACTACTAGTATGTTATCTAACTTTTTAGAAGAAACGAAACGTAATAAGAAACATGGAAGAAATAATCTACCAAAAAcccaaataaataattcaattgaTTGACCTAAGTAAATGATGTCTTTGAAACATAAAATCTCTAACGCTTGTTTGATGTTCAGTGGGAgccattgcattattattattatttcaaaatagtTATATAGTATATGATTGATAGATGTAGAGCATTAATGTTAAATTTTGTTTGGTGGACAATTCACATCAAATGATACCCAAAATCTAAACTAGATGAGGATGATGATAAC
It encodes the following:
- the LOC107918361 gene encoding probable hexosyltransferase MUCI70, with product MALFKYNGEWLQERRGGLIGAILNSGVARNEQGSRVARRGRRFPRNFLKPRFFRWLLLLLAVLFFCVFATFVLKLLSNGNEEEKYLPLSGEVLEQVSSYDAPLTPPKSKRRKQHFPCEVGLAAAVDNILEPKNYMNFTQFSLGYVEREVNPHANSPQSRFGGYQTLNEREKSFLARNQTIHCGFVKGMSRLSSPGFELSENDKAYMNTCRVAVSSCIFGSSDFLRRPTSRLISEFSKKNVCFVMFVDEQTLSKLSSEGHTPDEKGYVGLWKIVVVRNLPYLDMRKTGKVPKFLSHRLFPSSRYSIWLDSKMRLNTDPMLIIEFFLWRMRAEYAISNHYDRHCVWEEVLQNKRLNKYNHTAIDEQFMFYQSDGLRKFNPSDPNISLPSYVPEGSFIIRAHTPMSNLFSCLWFNEVDRFTSRDQLSFAYTYLKLTRMNPDKPFHLNMFKDCERRALAKLFRHRLLSSPPPP
- the LOC107918397 gene encoding haloacid dehalogenase-like hydrolase domain-containing protein 3 isoform X4, with product MESCFTKCWHSKALFTSLYSLRRSSISIHSVRNSVKRAYDGLLLDAAGTLLQLSKPVEETYASIGAKHGLKLNSAEIKKGFKRAFAAPWPDKLRYEGDGKPFWKLVVSEATGCSNDDYFEEVYEHYGNGYAWRLPDGASETIWLLKNAGGHIHQFIFRFDAVIISSEVGYEKPDARIFKAALDQIDVEADKVVHVGDDLKADKVGANAVGIDCWLWGKDVKTFADIEKYIFISDP
- the LOC107918397 gene encoding haloacid dehalogenase-like hydrolase domain-containing protein 3 isoform X3; amino-acid sequence: MESCFTKCWHSKALFTSLYSLRRSSISIHSVRNSVKRAYDGLLLDAAGTLLQLSKPVEETYASIGAKHGLKLNSAEIKKGFKRAFAAPWPDKLRYEGDGKPFWKLVVSEATGCSNDDYFEEVYEHYGNGYAWRLPDGASETIWLLKNAGGHIHQFIFRFDAVIISSEVGYEKPDARIFKAALDQIDVEADKVVHVGDDLKADKVGANAVGIDCCRLWGKDVKTFADIEKYIFISDP
- the LOC107918397 gene encoding haloacid dehalogenase-like hydrolase domain-containing protein 3 isoform X1, whose product is MESCFTKCWHSKALFTSLYSLRRSSISIHSVRNSVKRAYDGLLLDAAGTLLQLSKPVEETYASIGAKHGLKLNSAEIKKGFKRAFAAPWPDKLRYEGDGKPFWKLVVSEATGCSNDDYFEEVYEHYGNGYAWRLPDGASETIWLLKNAGVKVAVVSNFDTRLRKVLKELNVIDLFDAVIISSEVGYEKPDARIFKAALDQIDVEADKVVHVGDDLKADKVGANAVGIDCCRLWGKDVKTFADIEKYIFISDP
- the LOC107918397 gene encoding haloacid dehalogenase-like hydrolase domain-containing protein 3 isoform X2; translated protein: MESCFTKCWHSKALFTSLYSLRRSSISIHSVRNSVKRAYDGLLLDAAGTLLQLSKPVEETYASIGAKHGLKLNSAEIKKGFKRAFAAPWPDKLRYEGDGKPFWKLVVSEATGCSNDDYFEEVYEHYGNGYAWRLPDGASETIWLLKNAGVKVAVVSNFDTRLRKVLKELNVIDLFDAVIISSEVGYEKPDARIFKAALDQIDVEADKVVHVGDDLKADKVGANAVGIDCWLWGKDVKTFADIEKYIFISDP